In Brevibacillus brevis, a genomic segment contains:
- a CDS encoding phosphotransferase, with protein MEEKLERLTRASLILRDAVRMEQIHKGFSSDQKFRVDLANGEKCLVRVSPLSDWQRKQEEFAILKALESMGVKTSRPLEQGTADDEGLCFMVLSYVEGEDARDQLPQLSEQQQYDIGISAGRELALMHTLRAPASLIPWKDRCMQKHLRYVQAYRSCGYSLPEDRRLLSFIDEHLSWLDHAPDCFLHDDFHVGNLIVHNNRYAGAIDVNRFDWGDPVHDFTKLAFFSQECSNAFCHGQVSAYCEQTGISPTSFWHRYSVYTAMMMFSSVVWTIRVVPNQLGEMLERIRRILDEHDCFHRLTPRWYLS; from the coding sequence ATGGAAGAAAAACTGGAGCGGTTGACCCGCGCTTCTTTGATCTTGCGCGATGCCGTACGAATGGAACAAATCCACAAAGGTTTCTCTTCGGATCAAAAATTTCGCGTGGATCTGGCGAATGGCGAGAAATGCCTGGTACGGGTAAGTCCCTTGTCGGATTGGCAGCGAAAGCAGGAGGAGTTCGCCATCTTGAAGGCGCTGGAATCCATGGGGGTGAAAACGTCGCGCCCGCTTGAACAGGGGACTGCCGACGATGAAGGCCTGTGCTTTATGGTTTTGTCATACGTGGAAGGCGAGGATGCCCGGGATCAATTGCCGCAATTGTCTGAGCAGCAGCAGTACGATATCGGGATCTCAGCGGGAAGGGAGCTTGCGTTGATGCACACGTTGCGTGCTCCGGCGTCGCTTATTCCATGGAAGGATCGCTGCATGCAAAAACATTTGCGATACGTGCAGGCATATCGGTCATGCGGCTACTCGCTTCCAGAAGATCGTCGGCTTTTATCGTTCATCGATGAGCATTTGTCTTGGCTGGATCACGCCCCCGATTGTTTTTTGCACGATGATTTTCATGTCGGCAATCTCATCGTACATAACAATCGGTATGCCGGTGCGATTGATGTGAATCGCTTTGACTGGGGGGATCCCGTGCACGATTTCACAAAGCTGGCCTTCTTTAGCCAAGAGTGCAGCAACGCTTTTTGCCATGGCCAGGTTTCCGCCTATTGCGAACAGACAGGAATATCACCCACGTCATTCTGGCACCGTTATAGCGTCTATACAGCCATGATGATGTTTTCGTCAGTCGTGTGGACGATCCGGGTGGTCCCCAATCAGCTCGGGGAGATGCTGGAGCGGATCCGGCGAATTTTGGACGAACACGACTGTTTTCATAGACTGACACCCCGCTGGTATCTTTCGTAG
- a CDS encoding cold-shock protein, whose protein sequence is MQTNGTVKWFNAEKGFGFIQVEGGDDVFVHFSAIQGDGFKTLDEGQRVQFNIVQGNRGPQAENVVKL, encoded by the coding sequence ATGCAAACGAACGGAACGGTAAAATGGTTTAACGCAGAAAAAGGTTTCGGATTTATTCAAGTAGAAGGCGGAGACGATGTATTCGTACACTTCAGCGCAATTCAAGGCGATGGTTTCAAAACGTTGGATGAAGGCCAACGCGTTCAATTCAACATCGTGCAAGGCAACCGTGGCCCACAAGCTGAAAACGTAGTAAAACTGTAA
- a CDS encoding rhodanese-like domain-containing protein, with the protein MDKQTISCRELKQLRGQKADLFLLDVRDEQKYAAGSLHLDGIVTRNAPYIQMKEKEQPLDDDTMRACKEALIVTVCTTGNKAQKAAALLREKGFRALALEGGLTSWNDSTELE; encoded by the coding sequence GTGGACAAGCAGACGATTAGCTGTCGAGAATTGAAGCAACTACGGGGACAAAAAGCGGATCTTTTCCTCTTGGATGTCCGGGACGAGCAAAAGTATGCCGCCGGGAGCCTGCACTTGGACGGGATTGTCACCCGCAATGCCCCTTATATACAGATGAAGGAGAAGGAACAACCGCTGGATGACGATACGATGCGTGCGTGTAAAGAAGCTCTGATTGTTACCGTGTGCACGACCGGAAACAAAGCGCAGAAGGCAGCTGCTCTTCTTCGTGAGAAAGGATTTCGAGCACTCGCGCTCGAAGGCGGTTTGACTTCCTGGAACGATTCTACTGAACTGGAATAA
- a CDS encoding CAP domain-containing protein produces the protein MKRLGTIAIATLGLGFALSGFSNTAAAASNCPFKASLPTQVQQFQGIPYMQFAQKFGMQPQMMQQANQQQMQFPFMSMPVGNQVQAPVAQAPAAKAPVTQAPAAQAPVAQQPANNTAAPAKQADSNVDASAYAKQITDLVNQERAKAGLKPLELDSSLSNVAQAKAADMSNNHYFDHNSPTYGSPFDMMKQYGISFMTAGENIAMGQRSPQEVMTQWMNSEGHRQNIMNSSFTKIGVGYVNGYWVQEFIG, from the coding sequence ATGAAACGCCTCGGTACAATTGCCATTGCGACTTTGGGATTGGGTTTTGCCCTCTCCGGCTTTTCTAACACAGCCGCCGCAGCCTCCAACTGCCCGTTCAAAGCTTCCTTGCCGACTCAAGTACAACAATTTCAAGGCATTCCATATATGCAGTTTGCTCAGAAGTTTGGCATGCAACCACAAATGATGCAACAAGCAAACCAACAGCAAATGCAGTTTCCATTTATGTCCATGCCTGTCGGCAATCAAGTACAGGCTCCGGTAGCCCAAGCACCAGCAGCTAAAGCGCCTGTTACTCAAGCGCCTGCAGCTCAAGCACCGGTCGCACAGCAACCTGCAAACAACACAGCGGCTCCTGCCAAACAGGCAGACAGCAATGTAGATGCTTCCGCCTATGCGAAGCAAATTACCGATCTGGTAAACCAAGAGCGTGCAAAAGCGGGTTTGAAGCCATTGGAGCTGGACTCTTCCCTGTCCAATGTAGCGCAAGCGAAAGCGGCAGACATGTCCAACAACCACTACTTCGACCACAACAGCCCAACGTACGGTTCTCCATTTGACATGATGAAACAGTACGGCATTTCTTTCATGACAGCTGGTGAAAATATCGCCATGGGTCAACGCAGTCCACAAGAAGTCATGACCCAATGGATGAACAGTGAAGGCCACCGCCAAAACATTATGAATTCGTCCTTCACCAAAATCGGCGTAGGTTATGTGAATGGTTATTGGGTACAAGAATTTATCGGGTAA
- a CDS encoding homoserine dehydrogenase — MKRWNIVLTGYGTVGKQVARLLGERRERYREKYSADVRLVGAARSTHAVYNSDGLDAQTLEALVQSGKAAKMKAGTEFLAASKADVLIETGPSQFETGGPGLAYIRQALEQGMHAISVSKGALVVDYAGLSRLAKQRGVMLKISGATAAALPTIDLLEYNLAGCEIATVEGIFTGTANFVLSSMMNEGMTCEQAIEQAQRMGIAEPDPSFDVDGWDTACKVTILANAAFGGQLKLTDVPKMSVRTVTPDQISGWKQAGLTPKLIGRIRKTEEGVTASVELTAVDAEHPFAGVNGTTKAIRVQTDVMGDLLVVGGKSDPVAAAAAALKDLEHILGQFR, encoded by the coding sequence TACCGTGAAAAGTATAGCGCTGATGTACGTCTGGTGGGCGCGGCCAGATCGACCCATGCTGTCTACAATTCTGACGGCCTGGACGCCCAAACATTAGAAGCGCTTGTTCAAAGCGGAAAAGCAGCAAAAATGAAAGCTGGAACGGAGTTTTTGGCTGCGAGCAAGGCCGACGTCCTGATCGAAACGGGCCCTTCCCAGTTTGAGACAGGGGGACCTGGCCTTGCTTACATCCGTCAAGCATTGGAGCAGGGCATGCACGCCATTTCCGTATCGAAAGGAGCGTTGGTCGTCGATTACGCGGGGCTTTCGAGGCTCGCCAAGCAGCGAGGCGTCATGCTGAAAATCAGCGGGGCTACAGCGGCAGCTTTGCCCACGATCGATTTGCTCGAGTACAACCTCGCCGGATGTGAGATTGCGACAGTAGAAGGGATTTTCACCGGTACCGCCAATTTTGTCCTTTCGAGCATGATGAACGAGGGAATGACGTGCGAGCAAGCGATTGAACAGGCGCAGCGAATGGGAATTGCGGAGCCTGACCCATCCTTTGACGTCGATGGGTGGGATACGGCATGCAAAGTGACGATCCTCGCCAACGCAGCCTTTGGCGGACAGCTCAAGCTGACAGACGTTCCGAAAATGAGCGTCCGTACGGTAACGCCGGATCAGATCTCGGGCTGGAAACAGGCAGGATTGACTCCGAAGCTGATTGGCAGAATCCGCAAAACAGAAGAAGGGGTCACTGCTTCTGTGGAGCTTACAGCTGTGGATGCCGAGCATCCCTTCGCGGGGGTAAACGGTACCACCAAAGCCATCCGGGTGCAGACGGATGTAATGGGCGATCTGCTGGTCGTGGGCGGCAAGTCAGACCCGGTGGCCGCCGCCGCCGCGGCCTTGAAAGATCTGGAGCATATTCTCGGACAATTCCGGTAG